The following are from one region of the Polyangiaceae bacterium genome:
- a CDS encoding acyl-CoA desaturase, producing the protein MELPVAIVLFFVGHWMLSVFFQTFFLHRYGAHRMFTLSKGWERFFHFCTFVFQGSSYLNPRGYAILHRMHHAYSDTEKDPHSPVIFNNPVSMMNHTRDIYRSINLGTFPVEERFDGGYPDWPLIDRIAGRWLTSLCWGTAYTAFYFAFATQWWHFLLLPIHYLMGPVHGAIVNWFGHWAGYRNFDSKDASRNTLIFDFVTLGELFQNNHHKYGMRPNFAVRWFEIDPTWWAIRVFAKLGILRLRDERLLNSREEREATHVKEDLELPAPEPAE; encoded by the coding sequence ATGGAACTCCCCGTCGCCATCGTCCTCTTCTTCGTCGGGCACTGGATGCTGAGCGTCTTCTTTCAGACGTTCTTCCTCCACCGCTACGGCGCGCACCGCATGTTCACCCTGTCCAAGGGCTGGGAGCGGTTTTTCCACTTTTGCACCTTCGTCTTCCAAGGTAGCTCCTATCTGAATCCGCGCGGATACGCGATTCTGCATCGCATGCACCATGCGTACTCCGACACCGAGAAGGACCCGCACTCGCCGGTGATCTTCAACAACCCGGTGTCGATGATGAACCACACCCGGGACATCTACCGCTCAATCAACTTGGGGACTTTCCCCGTGGAAGAGCGCTTCGACGGCGGCTATCCCGATTGGCCGTTGATCGACCGCATCGCTGGCCGCTGGCTGACGAGCCTCTGCTGGGGCACCGCGTACACCGCCTTCTACTTCGCGTTTGCGACCCAGTGGTGGCACTTCTTGCTGTTGCCCATCCACTACCTGATGGGCCCTGTGCACGGCGCCATCGTCAACTGGTTCGGGCACTGGGCGGGCTACCGCAACTTCGACAGCAAGGACGCCTCGCGCAACACGCTGATCTTCGACTTCGTCACCCTGGGTGAGCTGTTCCAGAACAATCACCACAAGTACGGCATGCGGCCGAACTTCGCGGTGCGCTGGTTCGAAATCGACCCCACCTGGTGGGCCATCCGCGTCTTCGCCAAGCTCGGGATCCTCAGGCTGCGCGACGAGCGCCTGCTGAATTCACGTGAGGAGCGCGAGGCGACCCACGTGAAGGAAGACCTCGAGTTGCCGGCGCCAGAGCCCGCCGAGTAG
- a CDS encoding ATP-dependent Clp protease ATP-binding subunit gives MSDKSLRVYMVRHEDGGRVGFVMRKQELLFDQPPPAAFGHTNQEVLDQVEQQMLGRLTAGDDLQRYLWEDDFAVNRIRVEVHPATFVDKQAVVGKRSIPIELCYAWSKLSTGAFRVVLPRYRWWFLVEELGLAPDVIRRAVATALVGEKAAWAYEFRAAHEEYVLNWEPATILRGSRRAGSEASEDEENVASKVCTEWVEEAARRRLTQPLGAHPLDQELTRIVGLKKLPSVVVIGAPGSGKTTLVKRLAFAALQRKRAELVAPRLLETSMDRLLAGMMYLGMWQERVYKLISELTDEHAWLYLGSLAEIVQRSIDGSSIAQMLAPVALRGQLPLIFEATPEEYAAAKLTAPALINRLKVLRVEPPDGLELMSLVEVGIGRTGLSSEPAARRRLIEHLDAFRRDSEFPGKAFAFIAWLAKQPLAQEGAQTTAVGPEQMSRLFSEYSGLPVRLISDAYSATTQEISAELDRTVIGQPEACAAAARVVARLKAKLNDPERPLGSLLLVGPTGVGKTELSKRLAELMFGDADRLVRFDMGEFSFPGSASRLIQVGRGVRSLAEQVRRQPLSLVLLDEIEKAHSETFDLLLAVLGEGRLSDALGRLVDFRSCMVLMTSNLGAGVQRVGGFNQSRDATGDFQSAARDFFRPEFFNRIDQVVSFRHLDESDLSRIVDLELSHVESRTGIKNRGVRLALTSEAKQLLSSLGYDPKYGARPLKRVIEELVVTPLAAHLAREPQASAFTAHFERSADSLELRVQAR, from the coding sequence GTGAGCGACAAGTCCTTGCGGGTCTACATGGTGCGACACGAAGACGGCGGGCGCGTCGGCTTCGTCATGCGCAAACAGGAGCTGCTGTTCGACCAACCGCCGCCAGCGGCGTTCGGGCACACCAACCAAGAGGTGCTGGACCAGGTCGAGCAACAGATGCTGGGACGCCTCACCGCGGGCGACGACCTGCAACGCTACCTCTGGGAGGACGACTTCGCGGTCAACCGCATCCGCGTCGAGGTGCACCCAGCGACCTTCGTCGACAAGCAAGCGGTGGTCGGCAAGCGAAGCATCCCAATCGAGCTTTGCTACGCGTGGAGCAAGCTATCGACCGGTGCTTTCCGCGTGGTATTGCCAAGGTATCGCTGGTGGTTCCTGGTGGAAGAGCTGGGGCTAGCCCCTGACGTCATCCGACGTGCGGTCGCGACAGCACTAGTCGGTGAGAAGGCGGCGTGGGCCTACGAGTTCAGGGCAGCGCACGAGGAGTACGTGCTCAACTGGGAGCCAGCAACGATCCTCCGCGGGTCGCGACGCGCCGGCTCAGAAGCCAGCGAAGACGAGGAAAACGTCGCGAGCAAGGTGTGCACGGAGTGGGTAGAAGAGGCGGCCAGGCGGCGCCTGACGCAGCCCCTCGGCGCTCATCCCCTCGATCAAGAGCTGACGCGGATCGTGGGCCTGAAGAAGCTGCCCTCCGTTGTGGTGATCGGTGCACCGGGCAGCGGGAAGACCACACTCGTCAAGCGCCTGGCCTTCGCCGCGTTGCAGCGAAAGCGCGCAGAGCTCGTGGCCCCTCGCCTGCTGGAGACGAGCATGGACCGTCTCCTCGCGGGAATGATGTACCTGGGGATGTGGCAAGAGCGCGTGTACAAGCTCATCTCCGAACTGACGGACGAGCACGCCTGGCTGTACTTGGGCTCCCTCGCGGAGATCGTCCAACGGTCCATCGATGGCAGCAGCATCGCTCAGATGCTCGCACCCGTCGCGTTGCGCGGACAGCTACCGCTGATCTTCGAGGCGACCCCAGAAGAGTACGCGGCCGCGAAGCTGACGGCCCCTGCGCTGATCAATCGCCTCAAAGTGTTGCGCGTGGAGCCCCCGGACGGGCTCGAGTTGATGTCACTGGTGGAGGTCGGCATTGGTCGCACTGGGCTTTCGAGTGAGCCGGCGGCGAGGCGACGTCTGATCGAGCACCTGGACGCTTTCCGCAGGGATTCTGAGTTTCCTGGCAAGGCCTTCGCCTTCATCGCCTGGCTCGCCAAACAGCCTCTGGCGCAGGAGGGCGCGCAAACGACGGCAGTGGGCCCAGAGCAGATGAGCCGGCTATTCAGCGAGTACTCGGGACTGCCGGTGCGGTTGATCAGCGACGCCTACTCCGCCACGACGCAAGAGATCTCCGCCGAGCTCGACAGGACCGTGATCGGCCAACCCGAGGCTTGCGCAGCAGCAGCGCGCGTCGTGGCGCGCTTGAAGGCGAAGTTGAACGATCCCGAGCGCCCTTTGGGCAGCCTGCTCCTGGTGGGCCCGACGGGTGTGGGTAAGACGGAGCTATCCAAGCGCCTCGCCGAGTTGATGTTCGGCGACGCCGATCGACTGGTGCGCTTCGACATGGGTGAGTTCAGCTTCCCAGGCTCCGCCAGTCGCTTGATCCAGGTGGGCAGGGGCGTGCGGAGCCTCGCGGAACAGGTGCGCCGCCAGCCGCTGAGCCTCGTGCTACTGGACGAGATCGAGAAGGCGCACTCAGAGACCTTCGATTTGCTGCTGGCGGTGCTTGGCGAGGGACGCTTGAGCGACGCACTGGGTCGCCTCGTCGACTTTCGCAGCTGCATGGTGCTGATGACCTCGAACCTCGGGGCGGGTGTGCAACGCGTGGGCGGCTTCAACCAGAGCAGGGACGCGACCGGCGATTTCCAGAGCGCAGCGCGGGACTTCTTCAGACCGGAGTTCTTCAACCGCATCGATCAGGTGGTGAGCTTCCGTCACCTGGATGAGTCGGACTTGTCACGCATCGTCGACCTCGAGCTTTCACATGTGGAAAGTCGCACTGGGATCAAGAACCGTGGGGTGCGGCTAGCTCTGACCAGCGAAGCCAAGCAACTCCTGAGCAGCCTGGGCTACGATCCGAAGTACGGCGCGCGGCCGCTCAAGCGCGTGATCGAGGAGCTTGTGGTCACGCCCCTCGCTGCGCACTTGGCGCGCGAGCCCCAAGCCAGCGCTTTCACAGCGCATTTCGAGCGTAGCGCAGACAGCCTCGAGCTCCGTGTGCAGGCTCGCTAG
- a CDS encoding alpha/beta hydrolase, with protein MVQPFKQGRYDELPERPRRPHDYFELPSQRLELESRRFGSHHVYLKKLGSGPPLLLIHGLMTSSYSWRYVVSALAERFTVYAPDLPGAGRTDMVLNPKDPDLYSPESLSDWIRELVQALEIEGCAAVGNSLGGYLCMRAVLADPKLFSRLVNVHSPARPEPRLYALKRALSIPGSQRVLARVIRHDPQRWAHKNVHYYDESLKSLEEAREYGAPLATEGGVKAFIQYLARTVDPQGFKELLARLQLRKDRNQAFPIPLMLLYADRDPMVSPKNGAALKRLLPDARYEVLKDASHFSHVDAPERTLELLFDFLAEPEAR; from the coding sequence ATGGTCCAGCCGTTCAAACAAGGTCGGTACGACGAGCTCCCGGAGCGGCCCCGTCGCCCCCACGACTACTTCGAGTTGCCGTCCCAGCGCCTCGAGCTCGAATCCCGGCGCTTCGGGAGCCACCACGTCTACCTGAAGAAGCTCGGCAGCGGCCCACCGCTCTTGCTGATTCATGGACTGATGACCAGCTCCTACTCGTGGCGCTACGTGGTGTCCGCGCTGGCAGAGCGCTTCACGGTGTATGCCCCCGATCTGCCAGGCGCGGGCCGCACCGATATGGTGCTCAACCCGAAGGATCCCGATCTCTACTCCCCAGAGTCGCTCAGCGACTGGATCCGCGAGCTGGTTCAGGCGCTCGAGATCGAGGGCTGCGCGGCGGTGGGCAACTCACTCGGTGGCTACCTGTGCATGCGCGCCGTGCTGGCGGACCCAAAGTTGTTCTCCCGCCTGGTCAACGTGCACTCCCCAGCGCGACCGGAGCCGCGGCTCTACGCTTTGAAGCGAGCGCTCAGCATCCCTGGTAGCCAGCGCGTACTCGCTAGGGTGATTCGCCATGACCCTCAGCGCTGGGCGCACAAGAACGTTCACTACTACGACGAGAGCCTAAAGAGCCTGGAAGAGGCACGCGAGTATGGCGCCCCGCTGGCCACGGAAGGCGGAGTGAAGGCCTTCATTCAGTACTTGGCACGCACGGTGGATCCCCAGGGATTCAAGGAGCTGCTCGCGCGCCTCCAGCTGCGCAAGGATCGCAATCAGGCGTTCCCGATCCCGCTGATGCTGCTCTATGCAGATCGCGATCCCATGGTCAGCCCGAAGAACGGTGCCGCGCTCAAGCGTCTGCTGCCGGACGCTCGCTACGAGGTGCTGAAGGACGCGAGCCACTTCTCCCATGTGGACGCGCCGGAGCGAACGTTGGAATTGCTCTTTGATTTCCTCGCGGAGCCGGAAGCTCGCTGA
- a CDS encoding (2Fe-2S)-binding protein has protein sequence MKSLVCRCEDVTVAELEHAIELGHDDIESLKRYTGFGTGWCQGKWCLVPCARILAARGGDPGHGITPRPPMRPLAFGELAALDPDDL, from the coding sequence GTGAAGAGCCTGGTCTGTCGCTGTGAAGACGTAACCGTCGCCGAGCTCGAGCACGCCATCGAACTCGGGCACGACGACATTGAGTCCCTCAAGCGCTACACCGGCTTTGGCACTGGCTGGTGCCAAGGCAAGTGGTGCTTGGTGCCCTGCGCGCGCATCCTCGCGGCAAGAGGCGGGGACCCCGGCCACGGCATCACGCCTCGACCACCGATGCGACCTCTAGCGTTTGGGGAGCTCGCAGCGCTCGACCCCGACGACTTGTAG
- the ttcA gene encoding tRNA 2-thiocytidine(32) synthetase TtcA: MGARRASGISLQKTRPFRGARGAARDSLAPIVKPHSSTPAKNAGARLRRLEKRLLGQLAQTSEAFKLLEPNDRVMVAVSGGKDSMSLLSLLGQIRARAPFPLELIAVNLDQGHPGFPAEVLPNYFEAQGFDYKIIREDTYSIVKSKIPEGRTYCSLCSRLRRGILYNVAQELGCTKIALGHHREDTIETLLLNLLYSGQIKAMPPRLQSDDGRNVVIRPLLECAEADIAEYAALMQFPIVPCDLCGSQDNLKRQRIKRLIDELAAENPNVRGNLLAALGNVRVTHLLDRALSGDTAPAGRDAWLDASDDGQASELGLGERSAFDAPAGSPDQPLIPLSALRR; encoded by the coding sequence ATGGGCGCCCGACGAGCCTCCGGGATCTCCCTGCAAAAGACTAGGCCCTTCCGGGGTGCACGCGGGGCAGCGCGTGATAGCTTGGCGCCGATCGTGAAGCCGCATAGCTCAACACCAGCCAAGAACGCCGGCGCCCGCTTGCGGCGTCTGGAAAAGCGCCTGCTCGGGCAGCTCGCGCAGACGAGCGAAGCGTTCAAGCTGCTCGAGCCGAACGATCGGGTGATGGTCGCGGTGAGCGGCGGCAAGGACTCGATGAGTCTGCTCAGCTTGCTCGGCCAGATCCGCGCGCGTGCGCCGTTTCCGCTGGAGCTGATCGCGGTGAACCTCGATCAAGGTCACCCCGGCTTCCCTGCCGAGGTGCTCCCGAACTACTTCGAGGCCCAGGGCTTCGACTACAAGATTATCCGCGAGGATACGTACTCCATCGTCAAGTCCAAGATCCCGGAAGGGCGCACCTACTGCTCGCTGTGCTCCCGGCTGCGTCGCGGCATTCTCTACAATGTCGCTCAAGAGCTTGGCTGCACGAAGATCGCTCTAGGCCACCATCGCGAAGACACCATCGAGACGCTGCTCTTGAATCTGCTCTACAGCGGGCAGATCAAGGCGATGCCCCCGCGTCTGCAGTCCGATGACGGGCGCAACGTGGTGATTCGTCCGCTGCTCGAGTGCGCCGAAGCGGACATCGCTGAATACGCCGCCTTGATGCAGTTCCCCATCGTGCCGTGTGATTTGTGCGGGTCTCAGGACAACCTCAAGCGCCAACGCATCAAGCGTCTGATCGATGAGCTTGCGGCAGAGAACCCCAACGTGCGCGGAAACCTGCTGGCCGCACTGGGCAACGTGCGAGTCACTCACCTGCTCGACCGCGCCTTGAGCGGCGATACGGCGCCCGCAGGGCGGGACGCCTGGCTGGATGCTTCCGATGATGGACAAGCATCAGAGCTTGGGTTGGGGGAGAGGAGCGCCTTCGACGCGCCCGCAGGCTCTCCGGATCAACCGTTGATCCCCCTCAGCGCTTTAAGGCGCTGA
- a CDS encoding TlpA family protein disulfide reductase, translating to MKPAQLAQLVFILIAALGVYSFGATARDGEQRKLCTPMCALGPDYSARNRSAPDFELPLVSGGKGRLSDYRGKVVILNFWSKTCRPCLEELPSLAELANILRSRGKNVVLLTLSTDESVDDAKATLESVLPDGVPFPVFVDSGADMVLDKYGTKLYPETWFIDPKGVIRARVDGARDWSQPIAVEFAESLVHPQACTLEFENGKPRGAQAAICNDLGLLTQ from the coding sequence ATGAAGCCCGCACAGCTCGCACAGCTCGTGTTCATCCTGATCGCGGCGCTCGGTGTGTACTCGTTTGGAGCCACCGCGCGGGACGGCGAACAGCGCAAGCTCTGCACGCCCATGTGTGCGCTGGGGCCCGACTACTCGGCTCGCAATCGCTCGGCGCCGGATTTCGAACTACCGCTGGTCAGCGGCGGCAAGGGTCGACTCTCGGACTACCGGGGCAAGGTCGTGATCCTCAACTTCTGGAGCAAGACCTGCCGGCCTTGCCTCGAGGAACTGCCGAGCCTCGCCGAGCTAGCGAACATCCTGCGTAGCCGTGGCAAGAACGTAGTGCTCTTGACCCTGTCCACTGACGAGAGCGTGGACGACGCCAAGGCGACCCTGGAGTCGGTGCTGCCTGACGGCGTGCCGTTCCCCGTGTTCGTCGACTCCGGCGCCGATATGGTGCTCGACAAGTACGGCACCAAGCTCTACCCGGAGACCTGGTTCATCGACCCGAAGGGTGTGATTCGGGCGCGCGTCGACGGCGCGCGTGACTGGAGCCAGCCCATCGCCGTGGAGTTTGCGGAGAGCTTGGTTCATCCCCAGGCGTGCACCCTCGAGTTCGAGAACGGGAAGCCCCGCGGCGCTCAAGCGGCGATCTGCAACGACCTCGGGCTGCTCACTCAGTAG
- a CDS encoding FAD-binding oxidoreductase, with protein MSPKRKFWGWGIEGEGPPPERLAMVEAGLSHWLNMGKLEITEPPQLSDIDLPAPRFQLPATLKELGHSDDYERLSHCYGKSYRDIARAFARKFEHPPDVVAYPKDEADVVRLLDFCTQERVAVIPYGGGSSVCGGVEAKFEGDYRGALSLDLTKLDQVLKVDRDSRAAQIQGGVLGPALEAQLKPHGLTLRHYPQSFEFSSLGGWIATRAGGHFATQFTHIDDFVESLRVVTPRGTLETRRLPGSGAGPSPDRLFIGSEGALGVITSAWMRVQDRPRFRANAAVRFADFASGARALKALVQSGLYPANCRLLDPMEALMNQADGSGEALLLVAFESADHSLEAWIRRAVELVRDHGGRIDDDKVRLSETKPEDDAKREGAQAAWRDAFLRAPYLRDALIARGVFTETFETAVTWDRFDELYHAVSDAARKATAETGGEGVCTCRVTHAYPDGAAPYFTVVAPARRGSELQQWDVVKAAMTDAMLEHGGTVTHHHAVGRDFMPWYLKQQPPLFGDALSAAKRSLDPALVMNPSVLVPTQA; from the coding sequence ATGAGCCCAAAGCGCAAGTTCTGGGGTTGGGGGATCGAGGGTGAGGGACCGCCACCTGAGCGACTCGCGATGGTTGAAGCGGGGCTCAGCCATTGGCTCAACATGGGCAAGCTGGAGATCACCGAACCACCTCAGCTGTCGGATATCGATCTGCCTGCGCCGCGCTTTCAGCTGCCAGCGACCCTGAAGGAGCTTGGGCACAGCGACGACTACGAACGCTTGAGCCACTGCTACGGCAAGTCGTATCGGGACATCGCGCGGGCTTTCGCACGGAAGTTTGAGCACCCACCGGATGTGGTCGCGTACCCGAAGGACGAGGCCGACGTGGTGCGGCTCCTGGACTTCTGCACTCAGGAACGCGTTGCTGTGATTCCGTACGGAGGTGGGTCCTCCGTCTGCGGTGGTGTGGAGGCGAAGTTCGAAGGTGACTACCGGGGCGCCCTGAGTCTGGATCTGACCAAGCTCGACCAAGTGCTCAAAGTCGACCGCGACTCGCGCGCGGCGCAGATTCAAGGCGGCGTGCTGGGGCCGGCGCTCGAGGCGCAGCTCAAGCCCCACGGGCTCACCTTGCGTCACTACCCTCAGAGCTTCGAGTTCTCGTCACTGGGCGGCTGGATCGCCACCCGCGCGGGGGGCCACTTTGCGACCCAATTCACGCACATCGATGACTTCGTCGAGAGCCTGAGAGTGGTCACTCCTCGAGGTACTCTCGAGACACGACGCTTGCCGGGTTCCGGCGCGGGCCCGAGCCCCGATCGTCTGTTCATCGGCTCTGAGGGCGCGCTGGGAGTCATCACGAGCGCTTGGATGCGCGTCCAAGATCGTCCGCGTTTCCGCGCGAATGCGGCTGTTCGTTTCGCTGACTTCGCGAGCGGTGCGCGGGCCCTCAAGGCGCTGGTTCAGTCAGGCCTGTACCCGGCGAACTGCCGACTGCTAGATCCGATGGAAGCGCTGATGAATCAGGCCGACGGCAGCGGAGAGGCGCTGCTCTTGGTTGCGTTCGAGTCGGCAGATCATAGCCTCGAAGCCTGGATACGCCGCGCGGTCGAGCTGGTGCGTGACCACGGCGGCCGCATCGACGACGACAAGGTTCGACTGAGCGAGACCAAGCCAGAGGACGACGCTAAGCGGGAAGGCGCCCAGGCGGCGTGGCGTGACGCGTTTCTACGTGCGCCTTATCTCCGTGATGCGCTGATCGCGCGTGGAGTCTTCACCGAGACCTTTGAGACGGCGGTGACGTGGGACCGCTTTGATGAGCTGTATCACGCGGTCAGTGACGCTGCGCGGAAAGCAACCGCCGAGACTGGTGGCGAAGGAGTGTGCACCTGCCGCGTCACGCACGCGTACCCAGACGGCGCGGCGCCCTACTTCACGGTCGTTGCACCAGCTCGGCGCGGCTCTGAGCTCCAGCAGTGGGACGTCGTCAAGGCAGCCATGACCGACGCGATGCTGGAGCACGGCGGCACCGTGACTCATCACCACGCGGTCGGGCGAGACTTCATGCCCTGGTACCTCAAACAGCAGCCGCCGCTGTTTGGCGACGCCCTGAGTGCCGCCAAGCGTAGCCTGGACCCCGCTCTCGTGATGAACCCCAGCGTCCTGGTGCCTACCCAAGCATAG
- a CDS encoding TetR/AcrR family transcriptional regulator, which translates to MASRVPVNETDEEEAPDSSVTEVPEDRAPRRLTRAEKKERTRSQLIQAAAELARTGGVAAVTTTAVTARVGVTQPAFYVHFKNVDEILAVAAEEISNRITQILREVRAAGRERGPIENSENTVRQSLEALISEPAMIDIFLRYRRDTTSALGNAIMACEARARRELAEDLAQGAAKVGFDMTKLPPLTLVADTFVSLFIGALESIRDERAELEDAVKMLQSVIRGTVGYSLMRQSQAG; encoded by the coding sequence GTGGCGTCTCGAGTTCCAGTAAACGAAACCGACGAAGAGGAGGCTCCCGACTCTTCGGTTACGGAAGTGCCAGAGGACCGTGCGCCTCGACGGCTTACCCGTGCGGAAAAGAAGGAGCGTACACGTAGTCAGTTGATCCAGGCAGCGGCTGAGCTCGCGCGCACTGGTGGGGTGGCTGCCGTTACAACAACTGCAGTCACTGCACGGGTTGGCGTGACGCAACCGGCCTTCTACGTCCACTTCAAGAATGTGGATGAGATATTGGCCGTCGCCGCAGAAGAAATTTCTAACCGCATCACCCAAATTCTGCGCGAAGTTCGCGCGGCGGGTCGTGAACGCGGTCCCATCGAGAACAGCGAGAACACGGTGCGCCAGAGCCTGGAGGCGCTGATCTCTGAGCCTGCGATGATCGATATCTTCCTGCGCTACCGTAGGGATACGACCTCAGCGCTGGGCAACGCGATCATGGCGTGTGAAGCGCGTGCGCGGCGTGAGCTGGCTGAGGACTTGGCTCAAGGCGCTGCCAAGGTCGGCTTCGATATGACGAAGTTGCCACCGCTCACACTCGTCGCCGACACCTTCGTCTCGCTCTTCATTGGTGCTCTGGAGAGCATTCGTGACGAGCGCGCCGAGCTCGAGGACGCGGTGAAGATGCTGCAGTCGGTGATTCGCGGGACCGTTGGGTACTCGCTGATGCGTCAGAGCCAGGCCGGCTAG